The following proteins are encoded in a genomic region of Anopheles stephensi strain Indian unplaced genomic scaffold, UCI_ANSTEP_V1.0 ucontig250, whole genome shotgun sequence:
- the LOC118516230 gene encoding uncharacterized protein LOC118516230 — protein MYVKLRSSQELQDVRADIGMGRRTAQGHLIVPIRKNVDSAELARRIQLALGEDGVVRVVTEMGELLVTNIDSLAEKSDVELAIKEKLGAEPGIARVELWELRDGTKRARVRLPLAKARLLIGQKLTLCQCVSGIREVPKKPLDRQRCFRCLLMGHLARNCRASSDRSGLCLQCGEEGHRISQCTSAAKCIVCQGPHRVGHSSCRQNQHSRA, from the coding sequence ATGTACGTGAAGCTGCGCTCATCACAGGAGCTGCAAGACGTCAGGGCAGATATTGGGATGGGGCGTCGGACCGCGCAAGGTCATCTCATTGTCCCAATACGCAAGAATGTGGACAGCGCTGAGCTGGCTCGCCGGATCCAGCTGGCACTCGGCGAGGATGGCGTGGTCCGTGTGGTGACGGAGATGGGAGAGCTTCTCGTCACCAACATTGACTCTCTGGCCGAGAAGAGTGATGTGGAGCTCGCCATCAAGGAGAAGCTGGGAGCAGAGCCGGGAATCGCGCGTGTCGAGCTCTGGGAGCTCCGTGATGGCACGAAGCGAGCTCGAGTGCGGCTCCCACTAGCAAAGGCACGGCTTCTCATCGGGCAGAAGCTGACACTGTGCCAATGCGTCAGCGGCATCCGCGAAGTGCCGAAGAAGCCACTCGACCGTCAGCGTTGCttccgttgtcttctgatggGGCATCTGGCACGAAACTGTCGTGCCTCGTCTGACCGGTCGGGTCTGTGTCTGCAGTGTGGCGAAGAGGGCCACCGCATTAGCCAGTGCACTTCGGCAGCTAAGTGCATTGTCTGCCAGGGGCCCCATCGTGTGGGCCACTCATCGTGCCGCCAGAACCAGCATTCGCGGGCGTAA